gtggGAGCTAGCACTTGATGTAGAGCTGAAAGAATTAATGGAAGCCCTTGTACTTATTTAGCACCAAGGAATGAAGGGTGCAATTATATTTTTCTCcgcaataaaaacaaaatttcttcatcgacaaaaggaaatgaaaaacaATCACGTAACCACAACACAAGGATATATAAACGGTTTGATAAGGTGCTTATGTCCCTGAAGAGATGAGAGCAGTCTTCAccaataatgaaaaaaatagctACAACTCTCTTCCTCACGCTTCTCTATATTTACAAAGAATTCCCTGTAATCCTAATAGTTACTATACTaatttaaaaagaaacaaagagctACAAATTTCCGTAATTAATCCTAcgtaaaccctaaaaatccctACTGGCTTTGAATGTCAGCCATGCAACCCTACAACTTAGTAAGACGACAACTTGTGGGTAAGGTGTTGCTTAAAAGAGAGGGAGTGTTACAGTTATGTGTGTTTAAGTTGAATCTTGGATCAtattagtttaaaaaaaaaaagattaatctTGGAGCAGTTGTGCAAGTAACCACTTGTTTATTTAAGATATGATTGAATTAAGGAAACGATGAAGAGTTATGATTTTTTTCACCTTCTTGAACGGATACCATTTGTATGGTTTGGATTCCTCTAAAATTGAATCCAAAGGCTCAGAACTTAacataatataataaattactTGCCGTCCACAAAGACATTGCCCTAAGTGTGATTAGAAAAGAAACTTTGCTTGCATGCTCCATATGGTAAAGCTCTTGAAAACAATTTGTGTTCCAAAACGAAAAAATGGAGACCACCTCATATTTTTAGGACCTTTAATACCTGGGTCACCAATTCACCAGTTCTTTAAGGATTTGGACTTggatcctgtcaatccgggcagcgtGCAGCCTGTGTGCAGCGCTTGGGATTGAGCAGGtgctttgaccgccttacccctactcgggcAAGGTAGTAAATGCACCTGTTCAATCCCAGGCGCTGCACACGGCTGCCCGCTAcccggattgacaggatccaagtctattttttactatattGAGTCAAATAGAGATTCCCTTCCATGGGTAAAGGCATCCAGGCTCTTCAATGTGCAATTCCTACTAACATGAAGTTTCAATGTTGAAAAAGAGGTTTTTTTgaaggtttgattttcagttttggaggtttgaatttagggttcatctttttcaaatggtttagagtttgatttttagttttaaaccctaaaccatttggaaaagatgagggtaatttggttatttaattttttaattttgatggatttttatcataagggcattttgatcattagattccttGAAACTAACCTCTAACATCCCAAATGAACAGCTACATTATTTTGGCAGTAAGAAGGAGtttgtaattaaaaaaattttaaaggcATTTGTACAAATGGGCATGTGTTAAAGACcctattaatttatttattttttgactaTCTTGAGATAGTTGGATGAGTTAACGAGGGTGGAAGACTTTTTCTTGTAAAAGAATTTATATAACTCAAAAGCACATCACCAACTGCAGGTCAACACCGAGTACTGATTGAGACAAGTAAGATCAGTAGGTTATATGGACACCAAAACAGAAAGTTTTCTAACAGAGGCACCGATTGGGGTGAGCAGTTTCAGAGTTGAAATTATGGGTTCTGGACTTATTTTTTAGAGCAATTTTCATTCTGGGCTTTGCACCAATAAGGAATTTATGCACCGACCAAcgaaccaaataaaaaactatACGCCAAGTAAAGTAGTTATCTTTAATAATAGATATCAAAAGTGGAACACTAGAAGTCATTAAACACCTTAAGCAAGTCATGTAGAAGTTGAACGATCTTAATTTCCTTTTTAGATTTTAAGTACTTTGAGAAAGTTACCTGTACTCTTGGGATTGAATTGAACATGGGATGGACCGTATATACCAGTCCGTAAGTTCAATCAAAATCaataaatcaatcaaaaaatatttttttttgaaaaataactTCAACACTGCTCGCTCCCAAAAAATATgggtgtacccaatgcacaaggttCGTAGGGGGGACCCTTGGTTTTCGCAAAGAGATTGTTTTAAAGAAATAcatcaatcacacaacactccaaagTTTGGATGCACCAGTtaacttcatccaccctattctaATTCTTTATACAAtatcatcttttattttttcttctttatttatgattgaacctaaatgtttaaatttttcattttacagCATCTCCCTATcaccaattttcttttctaccCACAGCTCTTACACTATCAGTACACCATTATACGGTATCTCTCAGACTTGGGTCCTCTATAGCGCGACACACtgtgtagcgcacatccaacggGCTGCAATGCTTGGGCACGTAGTCCAACACCCCACCAGTGTGTTGGGCTGTGTAGCCAAGCATTATGAGCCGTCGGATGATGACCTACACACTGTGTTGCGCTACAGAGGAGCTCTACGCATATCTCTCTTGTTGAATATCATTGTAATTAATTGGAGCGGCCCAATCTGCCTCTCATAATATCTGCTTCATTTCAATACGGTAGTGGATTCTGCACTAACGCTAAAGACAATGAAACGAGGCCAAAGCATGTCTAATAAATAAAGGACTCAATTGAAGATGGTAAATGCAGAAGCAGGTAACATTTATAGATGATTATAACCATGCATTtgatatattaatatattatacatTTTCTCCATGTGGTAAAATGTAATTTGCTTAATCTTAAACAAATCGGGGTGGTTAATTGTCTAGTTTCTTATTATGGAAGGCTGCTTTAGTGATAGGCACACTTTGTTTGAATGTCAGTGAACTCCCTGTTTTGGGAAGTCTCTTCTTTAGTGATAGGGAGAAATTTCCTAATGTCTTACCACTTGTGGTACATTTTGTTTGAATGCCATGCCAGTGAACTTCCCGTTTTGAAAGTGGCTGAGGAATTTCAGTGGAACTAGAATAATTTAGGTCACAGCTGCCTGGTATAAGTATAACCAAGACTATATTACCAAATAGCCCTTGTATCTTTTGAAATGATGACTTTACCTTTCTTTTTGTTGGAAGAGaaacttatatatataaaacgTAGCGGATCGTTCTCTTCTCAAGTTCCTTGCCCGGTCAAGtgcgtaggttcctctcataggaggggcgaaaatgatgacctcacccctgcccaaacacattgcCTGGGTGGGGTAAGGTCGTCATTTCCgtcctcctatgagaggaacctgcgcGCGCACCTGACCGGGCAAGGAACCTGAGAGTAGAAAAATTCAATGCGGTGAGTGCATTCTATGGTAAGGAATGTGAGGATTTTAGTCCTGCATTGGTCTAGTAGTGTGCCGCTGTTGAGTTTATGACTTTTGGAAGAATTTCTTAACCTTAAAGTtcgaatttttattttttgtcaaaaGATCCAAAAACTAGAAAACAGGATTAATGTCTAGGCATACCAGATGGCCGGATACAAGTGCACACAAGAACAAGAATAGGAGGAGGCCCCACTTACGACATTGTCATGAGCAAGGAACTCAAATcctcaaaccaaaaaaactcGAACTTACCGTCAAATGATATCAGAGTGAATTGTTCGTGCACCAATCATCCACAAAACTGGACGGAATTGATGTGATAAGTTTACTTCAATGCTAAGAATGAGGAATAAGGGGTATTAATTAATCTTGGATGCTATAGACATTTGTTGTGGTTTCTTTCTAATGAAATTGTATTCCCTAAGAGGGACAGAATTACTGATTCAATAATTTTCTTACACGTGAAGTAATATGCTTTTTCAACCAATCACTTTCATTTTTTTGCTGAATTTTGATAAATTCTGAGTTGATTTATGGATTAATGCGTCAAGTTAGGAAATTTGACTCTCAAGCTCCTACAGTAAACAGCTTAGCTGTGCCTACTAAACCGTGTTATCGCCGCTTGTCTAAACAGGTGTGAAGCAAATAATTTTGGTCTAGAATGCGTTCCAAACACAGCCCTTGTATTAGCTAGAAACTTCCAAGTATtaagaaaatataattaatgactttgagaaaggaagaaagcAGCTACATAGCTAGATAGAAACGtgaaaagatagaaaaagatGTGAATTCAAGTTTCAATCTTGTTGAAAAGGTCATGCACTTGGGTTTTTAACctttagtttattttctatttcagAGTCTAGAATATAAGGCATATGAGGCCACATATACTAAAAGCAACTCTATAAAAACCCCCCCCATTGAAAGATGATTCAGAAACCATTATAgggaaaaaggaggaaaagagagagaggtgttCTTACATGCTTTACTAGCGAGAAAATGGatctgaggaagaagaagggtctGATGTTGGAGCTTTTGGGGCTTGTGTTGTTAGATCTCCTCTGCATGGGTTTGGGGGAGACTTACCACCATAAGTGGAATGTAAGTTATAAAACTGAGTCATGTTAGCTTCtaattgaatattttttgaTTGTGAATTATTGTAATGGCCATGGAAACAAGACTATAAGGTTGAATGGTTTtcactaaggctgtgtttggtatgaatttTTTCGAATGCATTCTAGTTCGATTATGCATTCTTGgggataaaaacaattatttttatcatcggAGAATGTAAAATCGACCTAAAATGAATACCAAATGCAGCATAAACGAGATATTTAATGTTCTTGCTTATTAACCAGTACTTCTTGATTGTCATCTGTGTAGATCACTGAAACTTCGTATACCAGACTGTGTAGCACCAAGAAAATCTTGACAGTTAATGGGAAATTTCCAGGGCCAGCCTTGCATGTTCGCAAAGGAGATACAGTGTTTATCAATGTTGTCAACCATGGAACTTATAATATCACCCTTCACTGGTATGTATGACTCGATCTCTTTGATTTGATTCTCCCAATTAGAACTTAATTAGTTGGTGATCAGATGAGATTATactaataattaatattatggTGGCACTGGCAGGCATGGAGTGAGGCAGCCGAGGAATCCATGGTCAGATGGTCCAGCGTACATAACGCAGTGCCCAATCCAAGCAGGTGCGAGCTTCACGTATGAGATTAACTTCAGTACAGAGGAAGGAACCATTTGGTGGCACGCACACAGCGACTGGTCAAGAGCCACAGTCCATGGTCCAATCTTTGTTTTCCCAAAGCTAGGAACTTCCTACCCTTTCCCTAAACCATATTCTGAAATCCCCATCGTTATTGGTAAGTTAAAATATCAGATACAAAATGACAAAAACCATGTTTGATCTGTCTCTCGGGGTTGATCAATATGTCCTTAATTAAATTGTTGCAGGAAGCTGGTACAAAGGAGACGTGATGGAGATAATTGAAGAGGCCCTTTTGAATGGGGGAGAACCCAATGTCTCAGATGCTCATACCATAAACGGACAACCTGGAGATCTCTATCCATGCTCCAAAGAAGGTAAATCTATATATCAAACACAACTTATACAACCATacagggaaaatgttctctgtgccggaaTATATGCACCTAAACACATCGGGATGGGAGAAATGCCCGCCCCCGCCTCTTGAATGGTGAAAAtaccacccccatgtgtctaggcatagccTGCGGTGTGGCATTGAGAACACCGATCCTTAATATTCAAGGAAATACAATGCAAGGATatacctaatttgaaaagatacCTATGTCTACAATGAGAATTATGAGAGTAGTATTTGTTAGCAATGGAGAAAAGTATTAGgagatctctttctctttcttctctggtttttttCAAAGAATTCCTCCTCAATAACCCTAATAAATtcatgggcaagagatctctacttggttgcatggtctctacacaagcatctaaGGTCAATGGATGAGCACCCCTGTGTATCTACCCAAGGGGCAGAGGCATCATCGATCTCTCTCACGGTGCCCTGCTAATTGAAAAGGGTAGATAACATCGCGAactagagatctttttccctaataaaatTGTTACCATATAATACAACATCAACGTTTACTTTGTTCAGCTGTAAGATTACCTGTGAGTTTTTCCGttaatcaaaaaatatatagtaTTATAGATCTGGATAAAGAACAACTGTGAAAATCCAAAGATTTGACTTAAAACACAAAATCTATCCACAAAACAACAGTGCAAGGAACCGAGTAAGTCCAATCTCATTGTTAGAAAACCCCAAGAAGTCCAAGATAAAGTGTGGCGGTAGAAAAATCACTCATCCTTTAAGAAAAGGAACATTTTTCATTCATGGCTTTAAGAAAATGGcaggaaatttaaaaaaaaaaaaaaaaaaagaagtttgttTTTAATATTATGTTGAGAGTGGGATTTGAACCCACGCCCTTTCGGACCAGAACCTTAATCTGGCGCCTTAGACCAACTCGGCCATCTCAACATTGATGTTTAGTCATATATACTAAATAGTTTAGCCTAATTTTTCTTGTTACAAATGTGGTTGCAGGAACTTTTACTACACTGGTGAAGAAAGGCAAAACCTATCTTCTTCGTATCATCAATGCAgggatgaatgaagaaatgttCTTTGCTGTGGCTAATCATTCCCTTACAGTTGTAGGATTAGATGGAAACTATCTAAAACCCATAACAACCAATTATATCATGATAACCCCAGGCCAAACCATGGATTGCCTCTTCAAAGCTAACCAAAGTCTTAGTCACTATTACATGGCCGCTAGAGCTTATTCTAGTGGAGTAGGAGTTAGCTTTGATAACACCACAACCACAGCAATTATAAAATACAATGGCACTTACACCcctccatcatctccttccTTCCCAACTCTCCCTTACTATAATGATACTGATGCAGCAACCAACTACACAAGTCGCCTAAGAAGTTTAGACAGTAAAGATCACCCAATTGATGTCCCTAAATCCATCAAAACCCGAGTTTATACAACCATTTCTGTCAACACATTTCCTTGTGTCAATAACTCATGTGATGGACCCAATGGTTCAAGACTCTCTGCTAGCATGAACAACATTAGTTTCAGGGACCCATCAATTGACATACTTCTTGCTTATTATAATAGGATCAAAGGGGTTTATGAATCTAATTTTCCTAATGAACCACCTTACTATTACAATTTCACGGCCGACGACTTGCCGGCTTATCTTTTAACGCCGACGGTGGGTACCAAAGTGAAGGTGGTACACTTCAACTCAACAGTGGAGGTTGTGTTTCAAGGGACTAATTTGAATGCAGGGGAGAACCATCCAATGCACCTTCATGGGTTTCATTTTTATTGGGTTGGAAGGGGTTTTGGGAACTTTAACAAGACTACAGATCCTAAAGGGTATAACTTGGTTGATCCACCTGAAATCAATACGATTGGAGTCCCTAAGAATGGATGGGCTGCCATTAGATTCCGAGCAGACAACCCTGGTAAGCTAGCTAGATTGGTAACATATTATttaacttagttttttttttttcttttcaaattagaCAATTTTGGTGATGGGGTTTTCTTCTGTgaacaggggtgtggttcatgCATTGTCATTTGGAGCGACATATGAGCTGGGGTATGAACACAGTATTCATAGTGAAGAATGGTAAATCCAGGCGAACAAAGATCCGACAGAAACCTCGACACATGCCTCCTTGTTGAGATCTAAGAGTTATCCTGGAAGTCGGTATTGGACACAAGGCTTCTTCAATTTTAGGATTTCTGTGTGTAATATTGTTCAGTTATTTAGTGATTTGTGTGTGTAATATGTGAGATATATTAAATAGTGATTTATGTATAGGAAAATTGTTGAATCTTCTGAAAAAACATAAGGTTACATGAGTTTATACTTTATATATGCATATGTTTGAGGTTGTCATTCCCCAAACAATCCCAATACCTCATTTATTTGGTTCAATAAAGGGAAAATTGTTTCTACTCTTTTttggggattagggtttctatCCAGCCTTCTTGTCTAATATTTTATTtggacaagagatctctacttggttgcatagTCTACCTAGGGGGCAAAGGCGTCATTTCACGGTGAGAGGACGTAGgtaacaccaccaagtagagatctttttccttattttataaCATTCTCTCACTCATAAAACAAATAAGAGCACAAAGAGCTCTCTACAGCCAAATCATTATccccttcaattcctcacatgggagcggaaatgatcatcctaccccctgcccgaaaacactgcccaaggtagGGTACACTTCCCCCTATTAGAGAAATTGGAGGTGCCCGctaattggaggtgataattattcctctGCAGGCTGGACCATACCATTCCGTAGTTCTATAAGCCCAATTCCAGAGAAACTAAGCCCAAGCTCTATTAGGCCCATCTCATGTCTCTAGGTTTAAAGAATGAAGTATGGCCGGTTTTATATCTAAATCTATTTAACCTAGTATCAATGGTTAGGTTGCTCTTaccaaaaaattagaaaaaaaaatggttaggTTGCAATGCATTTCTTGCTCCAACCTCCCAAAAGGGTTCACGGTTATTTATCCGGTTTTGTacagggaaaaaaaatgttgtatGGTCTCTCCCTGTCTTAATATTAGAATGGCACAATCTACCTCCTCTTAGTTATTATATTCTTCACAGTCCAACACAGTAGTGGATTCTGCACTAAAGCTAAAGACAATAAAATGAGGCCAAATCATGTCCAAAAATATAAGGGTTCAATTTAAGCAAGCAAATGCAGAAGCAGGAAACATTAATAGGTGATTATGatatagttggaaaactgggttttgacTGGGACGAGTTGTCCGAGTCGagccaaaattttggaaaatctggtCAAGAGTCGTCTAGACTAAGTCATggtaaaaaatgacgagatTGGATCATACTacgtccgagtcaaataagactcgatAATTTTACCTGAGTCACGACAAATTCGACGAGTTTTGtcgttttttaaaaaaccaaaaagccGGTTCACTAAGaaattgagttgagtaaaataacAAATCCATGTtctaaaacggtaaaaaaccctcaactcctcgacttccttctcttgttcaatggtataaactcaaaatgcattgatatgtgattctttgattttttttttttttattactaatTTAtgcatatttattgcattaaaaattaaaagacgTGACTCGACTTAGCtgggtttgacaaggccgagtcaccaggtttttctaaaaagcgaGTCGAatcagaaaacctggttttccaactattaAGACTCGGCATTTTTTTGGCCTCCATGTGTGGAAAATAATAATTTGTTTAATCTTAAGTAAAAATATAGGTAGTTTTATTCAtccaaatataaaaataaaaataaaaattataggTAGTTTTAGTTAGGACTTAATAACGTAGCAGAATAGcgaattacaaaagaaaaatagcaaaaaagaTCACACACATAGAATatagatttacgtggttcacccaaGGTGGGCTATGTCCACGGTTGAACGATAAGTAAAGCTTTTACTATTTCgatgaagaaattacaaatCCTCACGACCTCACCCCCTATATATAGGGTTTTGCGTGCACAATAGTATAGAGAAACTCTAATTttcaaaagtataaaaatgcccctagtATAAACGAATCTCAAAAATTTGGAAAGGAATCACCAATACTTCTTAGATTAAGTTGAGATCAGTTTTTATAGCCTTTAAAATCTTTATACAATTA
The sequence above is a segment of the Telopea speciosissima isolate NSW1024214 ecotype Mountain lineage chromosome 7, Tspe_v1, whole genome shotgun sequence genome. Coding sequences within it:
- the LOC122669278 gene encoding laccase-14-like, translating into MDLRKKKGLMLELLGLVLLDLLCMGLGETYHHKWNITETSYTRLCSTKKILTVNGKFPGPALHVRKGDTVFINVVNHGTYNITLHWHGVRQPRNPWSDGPAYITQCPIQAGASFTYEINFSTEEGTIWWHAHSDWSRATVHGPIFVFPKLGTSYPFPKPYSEIPIVIGSWYKGDVMEIIEEALLNGGEPNVSDAHTINGQPGDLYPCSKEGTFTTLVKKGKTYLLRIINAGMNEEMFFAVANHSLTVVGLDGNYLKPITTNYIMITPGQTMDCLFKANQSLSHYYMAARAYSSGVGVSFDNTTTTAIIKYNGTYTPPSSPSFPTLPYYNDTDAATNYTSRLRSLDSKDHPIDVPKSIKTRVYTTISVNTFPCVNNSCDGPNGSRLSASMNNISFRDPSIDILLAYYNRIKGVYESNFPNEPPYYYNFTADDLPAYLLTPTVGTKVKVVHFNSTVEVVFQGTNLNAGENHPMHLHGFHFYWVGRGFGNFNKTTDPKGYNLVDPPEINTIGVPKNGWAAIRFRADNPGVWFMHCHLERHMSWGMNTVFIVKNGKSRRTKIRQKPRHMPPC